One genomic region from Anabaena sp. PCC 7108 encodes:
- a CDS encoding aldehyde dehydrogenase family protein, giving the protein MTKPIEVRNPRTGKFDYVIIPPPPKLLSQQCHRLRRGQVHWHELGIEGRIEALQQWKQAILSERKQLTDALVNDTGRLSTSELEINSFISSIDRWCNLAPQLLQETAKNTSISFIALQQTAVPYSLVGVISPWNFPLLLSTIDTIPALLAGCAVIVKPSEITPRFVAPLVTTLNTIPILRDVLNFVEGAGQTGADLIEDVDLICFTGSIETGRTVAEAAARNFIPAFLELGGKDPAIVLESADLDLATSAILWGSVVNSGQSCLSIERIYVAESIFEEFYHQLITKAARLQLAYPKLESGEIGPIISENQAATINEHLQDAISKGAIIHCGGKVEELGGGWWCRPTVMTEVNHSMKVMTEESFGPIMPVMSFSTVEEAIDLANDSIYGLSASVFSETQELALAVARQIDVGAISINDAGLTSMMHEGEKNSFKFSGLGGSRMGAVALKRFMRKKAFLIKTNTNKDPWWFNDGE; this is encoded by the coding sequence ATGACGAAACCCATAGAAGTCCGTAACCCCCGCACTGGAAAATTTGATTACGTCATTATCCCACCACCACCTAAGCTACTATCCCAGCAATGTCACCGTCTTCGCAGAGGACAAGTTCATTGGCACGAATTGGGTATTGAGGGGAGAATCGAAGCCTTACAACAGTGGAAACAAGCCATATTATCTGAACGCAAACAGCTAACGGACGCATTGGTAAATGATACAGGCAGATTATCGACATCAGAATTAGAGATTAACTCTTTTATTTCTAGTATTGATAGATGGTGTAATTTAGCCCCTCAGTTATTACAAGAAACTGCTAAAAATACATCTATTTCGTTTATAGCTTTACAACAAACTGCTGTTCCTTATTCTTTGGTAGGTGTAATTAGTCCTTGGAATTTTCCTCTTTTATTGTCTACAATTGATACAATTCCTGCTTTATTAGCTGGTTGTGCTGTGATAGTCAAACCCAGCGAAATTACGCCTCGGTTTGTAGCACCATTAGTAACTACACTTAATACTATTCCTATACTACGCGATGTGTTGAATTTTGTTGAAGGAGCGGGACAAACAGGAGCAGATTTAATTGAAGATGTGGATTTAATCTGTTTTACAGGCAGTATTGAAACTGGTCGTACAGTTGCAGAAGCCGCAGCTAGAAATTTTATTCCTGCGTTTTTAGAATTGGGAGGAAAAGACCCGGCTATTGTTTTAGAATCAGCAGATTTAGATTTAGCAACTTCAGCGATTTTATGGGGTTCTGTTGTAAATTCTGGTCAATCATGTTTATCAATAGAAAGAATTTATGTGGCTGAATCTATCTTTGAAGAATTTTATCATCAATTAATAACTAAAGCTGCTCGCTTACAATTAGCATATCCCAAATTAGAAAGCGGTGAAATTGGACCAATTATTTCTGAAAACCAAGCTGCAACTATTAATGAACATCTCCAAGATGCTATATCAAAAGGAGCTATAATTCATTGTGGTGGTAAAGTCGAAGAGTTAGGTGGTGGTTGGTGGTGTCGTCCTACAGTTATGACTGAGGTTAACCATTCAATGAAAGTTATGACTGAAGAAAGTTTTGGTCCGATAATGCCAGTGATGTCTTTTTCTACAGTAGAAGAGGCAATAGATTTGGCAAATGATTCTATTTATGGATTGAGTGCATCTGTATTTTCTGAAACACAAGAATTAGCATTAGCAGTTGCTAGACAAATAGATGTCGGTGCTATTAGTATTAATGATGCAGGATTAACATCAATGATGCACGAAGGAGAAAAAAATTCCTTTAAATTTTCTGGGTTAGGAGGTTCACGCATGGGTGCA
- a CDS encoding alpha/beta fold hydrolase has product MSIIEHQIKVDSLEWFYREAEPIGRSDLLPVLLLHGIVSQSYSWRNIIPALAAQGTRAIAPDWIGYGFSAKPEQRDFAYTPDAFITALEGFVKAVELERFSLVVQGFLGSVGLQYALRHPEKIANIAILNTPISTSAKLPWKIKQMGLPLAGEMMTQDPLLVDRTLESGSRYRIEDQDLDIYRKPYLKSSSSGRGLLSTIRNLQLEQAMMSIESGFKEWQKPILIQWGMIDPWLSVDTAESFVKSVPDGEIIKLNNVGHYPQEHYHQVILQDLLPFVRRSESK; this is encoded by the coding sequence GTGTCAATTATAGAACATCAGATTAAAGTAGATTCTCTAGAATGGTTTTATCGAGAAGCAGAACCAATTGGTAGAAGTGATTTATTGCCCGTGTTATTGCTACACGGTATAGTTTCCCAAAGTTATAGCTGGAGAAACATCATACCAGCTTTGGCCGCACAAGGAACAAGAGCGATCGCACCAGATTGGATTGGTTACGGATTTTCTGCTAAACCTGAACAACGGGATTTTGCTTATACTCCCGACGCGTTTATTACAGCTTTAGAAGGATTTGTGAAAGCTGTAGAATTAGAACGTTTTTCCTTAGTTGTACAAGGATTTTTAGGCTCTGTGGGCTTACAATATGCCTTGCGTCACCCCGAAAAAATTGCCAACATAGCTATTTTAAATACGCCCATTTCCACTTCTGCTAAATTACCTTGGAAAATCAAACAAATGGGTTTACCCTTAGCAGGAGAAATGATGACTCAAGACCCTTTATTAGTTGACAGAACTTTAGAAAGTGGTAGTCGTTATCGTATTGAAGATCAAGATTTGGATATTTATCGCAAACCCTATTTGAAAAGTTCTTCATCTGGTCGTGGTTTGCTATCAACAATTCGTAATTTGCAGCTTGAACAAGCAATGATGTCCATAGAATCTGGATTTAAAGAATGGCAAAAACCCATTTTAATACAATGGGGAATGATTGACCCTTGGTTGTCGGTAGACACTGCCGAAAGTTTTGTAAAATCTGTTCCAGATGGTGAAATAATCAAACTAAATAATGTTGGACATTATCCCCAAGAACATTATCATCAAGTGATTTTACAAGACCTATTACCCTTTGTCCGTCGTTCGGAATCTAAATAG
- a CDS encoding Gfo/Idh/MocA family protein produces the protein MKIAIIGCGYVADFYLNNIKSHPDFVVQGAFDQNPHRRDEFCRYFSLNAYPTLEAVLEDSSVEMILNLTNPRSHFSVSAAAINANKHVYTEKPLGMDMNEARLLIKMAQEKNVRLGCAPCNVLSDTAQTVWKAIRDGAIGKVRLVYANFDDGMIAPKMQPWSWQTQSGACWPAKDEFEVGCTYEHAGYFLAWLAAFFGPAQKVTAFSSCQIPDKGIQVDQMAPDFSVGCIEYNDGVVARVTAGLVAPRDKSLTVIGDDGVLFVPYLRNDQEPVLIHKDYDYENQQFVERLLTRVKSKVEYVANKLQIKTDKLGYYQKYPMVKGKSFRPAGSGKFVDFFRGPQDMLDSIQNDQPHRLSGELGLHIVELIECLQYPQQFNYHKEIQTTFPPIQPLI, from the coding sequence ATGAAAATTGCCATCATTGGATGTGGTTACGTTGCTGATTTCTATCTAAATAACATCAAATCTCATCCTGACTTTGTTGTACAGGGAGCATTTGACCAAAATCCCCATCGACGCGATGAGTTTTGTCGGTATTTCTCACTCAATGCTTATCCGACTTTAGAAGCAGTTCTGGAGGATTCATCAGTCGAAATGATCCTCAATCTAACTAATCCCAGAAGTCATTTCTCTGTGTCTGCTGCTGCAATTAATGCCAATAAACACGTTTATACAGAAAAGCCCTTGGGAATGGATATGAACGAGGCTCGTCTCCTAATTAAGATGGCTCAAGAAAAAAATGTCCGCCTCGGTTGCGCTCCCTGTAATGTGTTAAGTGACACAGCACAAACTGTTTGGAAAGCTATCAGAGATGGTGCTATTGGCAAAGTGCGATTAGTATATGCCAACTTCGATGATGGAATGATTGCTCCTAAAATGCAACCCTGGTCATGGCAAACCCAATCAGGGGCGTGTTGGCCGGCAAAAGATGAGTTTGAGGTCGGTTGTACCTATGAACACGCAGGATACTTTCTGGCCTGGTTAGCCGCCTTTTTTGGTCCAGCGCAAAAAGTCACAGCATTCTCTTCCTGTCAAATACCGGATAAAGGAATTCAGGTTGATCAAATGGCACCTGATTTTTCCGTTGGTTGTATTGAGTACAACGACGGCGTTGTTGCCAGAGTTACAGCTGGATTAGTTGCTCCCCGGGATAAATCTCTAACAGTCATAGGTGATGATGGAGTTCTCTTTGTTCCTTATTTGCGTAATGACCAGGAACCGGTTTTAATTCACAAAGATTATGATTACGAAAATCAACAATTTGTAGAGCGTCTGCTAACAAGAGTCAAGTCCAAAGTTGAGTATGTAGCCAACAAGTTGCAGATAAAAACTGATAAATTGGGCTACTATCAAAAGTATCCAATGGTCAAAGGCAAATCATTTCGTCCAGCTGGGTCTGGAAAATTTGTCGATTTCTTTCGCGGACCTCAAGATATGCTTGATTCAATCCAAAATGACCAACCTCACCGACTTTCTGGTGAGTTAGGACTTCACATAGTTGAGTTGATTGAATGTCTTCAGTATCCGCAGCAGTTTAACTATCACAAGGAAATTCAAACCACTTTTCCCCCCATTCAACCCTTGATCTGA